A DNA window from Vagococcus penaei contains the following coding sequences:
- a CDS encoding AEC family transporter, whose translation MLANYSTIIVLFAIIAMGYLIARKKKFTKEISAAMSFFVITFSLPAEIFLRITREFTKNDLIAVFKDALLPLLVIILLFLSGFFLAKIFNKGNQTSGGFILCFASPSAAFIGFPIILGLYGDRGLPYALLYYILTSLATWTVGVTLINKDGDRINGTKTTFSVMKLVKEVFSAPVIAFIIAGIFVFMGWHLPTIGQTFFNYIGETTSPLAMLFIGMSIYEIGLSKLKFTKEVLGILVGRFIVAPIIVVVFAKLLNVSSMMAAVCLIQASLPVSNSVAILTGERNIDVDVTDSSLTYSLLAYLVIFPVLMKLIDLFFI comes from the coding sequence ATGCTTGCTAATTACTCAACGATTATTGTTTTATTTGCAATTATCGCTATGGGCTATCTAATTGCTAGAAAGAAGAAATTTACTAAAGAAATTAGCGCAGCGATGTCTTTCTTTGTTATTACGTTTTCTTTACCTGCAGAAATTTTTTTAAGGATTACACGTGAATTTACCAAGAATGATCTCATTGCTGTTTTTAAGGATGCTTTGTTGCCTTTATTAGTTATTATCTTATTGTTTCTATCTGGTTTCTTTTTAGCAAAAATTTTTAATAAAGGAAATCAAACGTCTGGTGGTTTTATTCTGTGCTTTGCTTCACCGAGTGCTGCTTTTATCGGTTTTCCAATTATATTAGGATTGTATGGCGACCGAGGTTTGCCTTATGCGTTACTCTATTATATTTTGACTAGTCTTGCGACATGGACAGTTGGTGTCACATTGATAAATAAGGACGGCGACCGAATTAATGGTACTAAAACAACATTTAGTGTGATGAAGTTGGTCAAAGAAGTTTTCAGTGCCCCAGTAATAGCCTTTATTATAGCGGGTATTTTTGTTTTTATGGGTTGGCACTTACCTACAATTGGTCAAACATTCTTTAACTATATTGGTGAAACAACCTCACCACTCGCTATGCTTTTTATTGGTATGTCAATTTATGAAATTGGTCTCAGCAAGTTGAAATTTACAAAAGAAGTTTTAGGTATTCTAGTTGGACGTTTTATTGTAGCACCAATCATTGTTGTAGTATTTGCGAAATTACTAAATGTTTCCTCAATGATGGCAGCAGTTTGCCTGATTCAAGCCAGTTTACCAGTTTCTAATTCAGTCGCTATTTTAACTGGTGAACGGAATATTGACGTGGATGTGACGGATTCATCTTTAACGTATTCATTGCTTGCTTATCTTGTTATTTTCCCTGTATTAATG
- a CDS encoding D-alanyl-D-alanine carboxypeptidase family protein encodes MKNLVSVIVISLFVFLGGITVLGAEEQPSMLELVQATQAKVDSKNEPKAAVLIDVNTGKLLWEKEADLSHNPASIIKLLTAYKVFEAIEEGKFTLETKVTATPRYEQIAGIYALSNNKIKNNVAYPVKELLSMMLVPSSNVATIMLAELVEPDAAVYLKELNQLCQDLGMTNTTIYNATGAQISAFQGLYAANNETESELEMTQDNKTTARDLAIFTRDLLIKYPEILTYTSESEVKVMSGTAYEESFESYNYSLPGLEYAFEGVDGLKTGSSVSGAFNIDGTAKRGDMRLIAIVLGVGNWSDQNGEYYRHPFMNALFNYGFNNFAYQEVLSKGKHEIDGTAVELTESFKDTVKKNQPAAFKIVDDSTIELKNPLPTISPLIKETSVKLATKENDGFLKTPTEQKELQFITKNIKYLGAGFIVIVFIGLFIFIVSNKKRKKRVKSRYRNRSERHKS; translated from the coding sequence ATGAAAAATTTAGTGAGTGTTATTGTTATTAGTTTGTTTGTTTTTTTAGGTGGCATAACTGTTTTAGGCGCTGAGGAGCAGCCATCGATGCTTGAATTAGTCCAAGCAACCCAGGCTAAAGTTGATTCTAAAAATGAACCGAAAGCTGCTGTTTTAATTGATGTTAATACTGGTAAATTACTTTGGGAAAAAGAAGCAGATTTAAGTCATAATCCCGCCAGTATTATCAAATTATTAACTGCTTATAAGGTTTTTGAAGCAATTGAAGAAGGTAAATTCACGTTAGAAACTAAAGTAACTGCGACACCTAGATATGAGCAAATAGCTGGTATTTATGCATTGAGCAATAATAAAATTAAAAATAACGTAGCATATCCAGTAAAAGAACTTTTATCTATGATGTTAGTGCCATCTTCTAACGTTGCGACAATCATGTTAGCTGAATTGGTTGAACCAGATGCGGCTGTTTATTTAAAAGAATTAAATCAATTATGTCAAGATTTAGGGATGACCAATACGACAATCTATAATGCGACTGGGGCACAAATTTCTGCGTTCCAGGGGTTATATGCTGCAAATAATGAAACTGAGTCAGAGTTAGAAATGACACAAGATAATAAAACAACAGCTCGTGATTTAGCCATTTTTACCCGTGATTTATTAATAAAATATCCTGAGATTTTGACTTATACAAGTGAATCAGAGGTAAAAGTGATGTCTGGTACAGCTTACGAAGAATCATTTGAAAGCTACAATTATTCATTGCCTGGTCTTGAATATGCGTTTGAAGGAGTCGATGGATTAAAAACGGGATCTTCGGTATCTGGTGCATTTAATATTGATGGGACTGCTAAACGTGGTGATATGCGCCTAATTGCGATTGTTTTAGGTGTTGGCAATTGGTCCGATCAAAATGGTGAGTACTATCGTCATCCATTTATGAATGCTTTATTTAATTATGGCTTTAATAATTTTGCGTATCAAGAAGTATTGTCAAAAGGAAAACATGAGATTGACGGAACAGCAGTCGAACTTACTGAATCGTTTAAAGATACAGTGAAAAAAAATCAACCTGCAGCTTTTAAAATTGTTGATGATTCAACCATTGAATTAAAAAATCCATTGCCGACGATATCGCCATTAATTAAAGAAACATCAGTTAAATTGGCGACAAAAGAAAACGATGGCTTTTTAAAGACTCCAACAGAACAAAAAGAATTACAATTTATTACTAAAAATATTAAGTATTTAGGTGCAGGCTTTATCGTAATTGTTTTTATCGGTTTATTTATTTTTATTGTGTCAAATAAAAAGAGAAAAAAACGAGTAAAATCAAGATATCGCAATCGTAGTGAGCGCCACAAATCCTAA
- a CDS encoding aldo/keto reductase, protein MLTATSTFKLNDGHEIPVIGFGTWQTPSGQVAKESVMAALADGYRHIDTAAIYGNEESVGEGIKDSGVPREEIFLTTKLWNSEHTYDKASAAIDESLKKLGTDYLDLYLIHWPNPLAYRDDWEKANSEAWRAMEDAVKAGKIKSIGVSNFKPHHIDALMKTATIKPVINQIFLNPSDLQPEVVDYATKHDILLEAYSPLGTGKIFELDELKTIAARYNKSVAQVVLRWGLHHNFLPLPKSVTPSRIKENLDIFDFSLSDDDIKLIDGLSGKFGKAPDPDKVDY, encoded by the coding sequence ATGTTAACAGCAACAAGTACATTTAAACTAAATGATGGTCATGAAATTCCAGTGATTGGTTTCGGAACTTGGCAAACACCAAGTGGTCAAGTCGCAAAAGAATCAGTTATGGCAGCTTTAGCTGATGGCTATCGTCATATTGACACAGCAGCCATTTATGGTAATGAAGAAAGTGTTGGAGAAGGCATTAAAGATAGTGGTGTGCCCCGTGAAGAAATCTTCTTAACTACCAAATTATGGAATTCTGAACATACCTATGATAAAGCCTCTGCCGCTATTGATGAATCGTTGAAGAAATTAGGAACGGATTATTTAGATTTGTATTTAATTCATTGGCCAAATCCACTTGCCTATCGAGATGATTGGGAAAAAGCAAATAGTGAGGCTTGGCGAGCAATGGAAGATGCTGTTAAAGCTGGTAAAATCAAGAGTATTGGGGTATCTAATTTTAAACCACATCATATTGATGCTTTGATGAAAACTGCAACTATCAAGCCAGTAATTAATCAAATCTTTTTAAATCCTAGTGATTTACAACCTGAAGTTGTTGATTATGCGACTAAGCACGATATTCTTTTAGAAGCTTATAGTCCTTTAGGTACCGGTAAAATTTTTGAATTGGATGAATTAAAGACAATTGCAGCTCGTTACAATAAATCTGTTGCCCAAGTTGTTTTACGTTGGGGATTACACCATAACTTTTTACCTTTACCAAAATCAGTAACACCATCACGAATCAAAGAAAATCTTGATATCTTTGATTTTTCTTTAAGCGATGACGATATTAAATTGATTGATGGTTTATCTGGTAAATTTGGTAAAGCACCAGATCCTGATAAAGTAGATTATTAA
- a CDS encoding penicillin-binding transpeptidase domain-containing protein, whose product MQKDKFQKIVESGQKTVVKENAPRGAIYDARGRVLVGNTSKQSIIFTRSPGMSAGDIRELSDKIVSLIAIEPDKLSDRDKRDYWLSDSKNFEQAAKRVKSTEKLNKHGEQLSEGALYSKIVEKVTDDEVNFNQDDLRRATVFKRINGAGSLQSVVLKNDGVTPEEIAIVGENSSNIPGISAGADWDRDYPEEDQIRSVLGVVSSEKQGLPEDKLEKYLKKGYERNERVGLSYLEESYEDVLRGKKGESEVVIDKNQKILSKKAIKDSEKGDNLKLTLDLEFQKRVEAITKQYYNGLIASGQAKYSDGIYVVVTNPQNGNILSMVGLNHDIKSGNLTDDTIGTFNKAYVPGSSIKAATIMSGYENGVIKGNQTMIDEPIILDGGQVKSSLFNPYGSVPLTTEQALEVSSNTYMMKIALGMMDTEYVPNFSLPMRTDVYGKLRKTYEEFGLGVPTGIDLPNETVGVINKTYKDKNGNYIPGIMGNLLDLSYGNYDTYTPMQLNQYVSTVANGGKRVAPHIVEGVYDTANDGTIGKLKSKVEPKVMSTIEGRDKEFEIIQNGMRRVITGPMGTANKLNGATIQPIAAKTGTAETVIANPNNSKEFISTINSTIVGYAPLDNPEIAVSIVIPNLTNDDYGVNADILRDVINAYFEIQANPTPIAVESKKD is encoded by the coding sequence ATGCAGAAAGATAAATTTCAAAAAATTGTCGAATCCGGACAGAAAACAGTTGTAAAAGAGAATGCTCCAAGGGGTGCCATCTATGATGCCAGAGGACGCGTTTTGGTTGGTAATACATCAAAGCAATCAATCATATTTACAAGAAGCCCGGGTATGTCTGCTGGTGATATTAGAGAGTTAAGTGATAAAATTGTTTCATTAATTGCTATTGAACCAGATAAATTATCTGATCGTGATAAGCGTGATTATTGGTTGTCTGATTCAAAAAACTTTGAGCAAGCAGCTAAACGTGTCAAGAGTACTGAGAAGTTAAATAAACATGGGGAACAGTTATCTGAAGGGGCACTTTATTCGAAAATTGTTGAGAAAGTTACAGACGATGAAGTGAACTTTAATCAAGATGATTTAAGGCGCGCTACTGTGTTTAAACGAATAAACGGGGCTGGTAGTTTACAATCTGTTGTATTAAAAAATGACGGAGTGACACCTGAAGAAATTGCTATTGTTGGTGAAAATTCATCCAACATTCCAGGTATTAGTGCAGGGGCTGATTGGGATCGTGATTATCCAGAAGAAGATCAAATTCGATCAGTTTTAGGCGTTGTTTCATCAGAAAAGCAAGGTTTACCCGAAGATAAACTTGAAAAGTATCTTAAAAAAGGTTACGAACGCAATGAACGTGTTGGTTTAAGCTATCTAGAAGAATCATATGAAGATGTATTACGTGGTAAAAAAGGTGAGTCAGAAGTTGTTATTGATAAAAATCAAAAAATCCTTTCCAAAAAAGCAATCAAAGACAGTGAAAAAGGCGATAATTTGAAATTAACATTAGATTTAGAATTTCAAAAACGTGTGGAAGCTATCACGAAACAATATTATAATGGCTTGATTGCATCTGGACAAGCTAAATATTCAGATGGTATTTATGTGGTTGTGACTAATCCACAAAATGGTAATATCCTATCGATGGTAGGATTAAATCATGATATTAAAAGTGGAAATTTGACGGATGATACAATTGGTACTTTTAATAAAGCATATGTTCCTGGATCATCAATTAAGGCAGCTACAATTATGTCTGGATATGAGAATGGTGTAATCAAAGGCAATCAAACAATGATTGATGAACCAATTATTTTAGATGGTGGACAAGTCAAGTCGTCACTATTTAACCCATATGGCTCTGTTCCATTAACAACTGAACAAGCTTTGGAAGTCTCCTCAAATACTTATATGATGAAAATTGCTTTAGGTATGATGGATACAGAGTATGTTCCTAATTTTTCGTTACCAATGAGAACCGATGTTTATGGAAAATTACGAAAAACATATGAAGAGTTTGGTCTCGGTGTGCCAACAGGTATCGATTTACCTAACGAAACAGTTGGGGTAATTAATAAAACGTATAAAGATAAAAATGGTAATTATATTCCTGGTATTATGGGGAACTTACTCGATTTATCTTATGGAAACTATGATACTTATACACCGATGCAGTTAAATCAATATGTATCAACTGTTGCTAACGGTGGTAAACGAGTTGCTCCACATATTGTTGAAGGTGTTTATGACACTGCAAATGATGGGACAATTGGTAAGTTGAAAAGTAAAGTTGAACCTAAGGTAATGAGTACTATTGAGGGTAGGGATAAAGAGTTTGAAATTATTCAAAATGGTATGCGTCGGGTTATTACAGGTCCAATGGGGACGGCTAATAAACTAAATGGTGCGACCATTCAGCCAATTGCTGCGAAAACTGGGACTGCTGAAACGGTTATCGCTAATCCGAATAACTCCAAAGAGTTTATTTCGACAATCAATAGTACAATCGTTGGTTATGCACCTTTAGACAATCCAGAGATTGCTGTAAGTATTGTGATTCCTAATTTGACAAATGATGACTATGGGGTAAATGCTGATATTTTAAGAGACGTTATCAATGCTTATTTTGAAATTCAAGCAAATCCGACACCAATTGCAGTTGAGTCAAAAAAAGATTAA
- the cls gene encoding cardiolipin synthase translates to MNKLLKILTNRAIIVGLLMVIQLAVLFSIVYRFSEYFVYFYFIYLLISVAVILKIINSRSNPAYKIAWLIPIMILPVFGTIIYLVFGRIRFSSEDKREMLHIQSEERRILRSTCSELRIEDNIDAQLQVNYLAGRGESTLFNRTTSHYFPFGEDVFVAMLEEIEKAEHYIFMEYFIVQEGYMWDTLLEALVKKVNEGVEVRFIYDDLGCLFTLPANYDKKLKSLGIKCGVFNQFSPILSSIFNNRNHRKITVIDGKVAFTGGINLADEYINKIERFGHWKDNGILLRGEAAWGFTLLFLSLWRFVDKTSTDNPYDYRPDYRPGELPESIGYYLPYVDSPFDKETVGMNVYLNLISRAKESIYITTPYLIIDNTLTEALSNAAKSGIDVRIITPHIPDKWYVHEITRSNYARLIEVGIKIFEYTPGFIHSKTFVVDGEYATVGTVNLDYRSLFLHFECGVWMYQTESVVELLKDHLATEEKSQLITLKEAKNVPWFKKVLRAVIGVFSPLL, encoded by the coding sequence ATGAACAAATTGTTAAAAATTCTAACTAACCGAGCCATTATCGTTGGCTTGTTAATGGTTATTCAATTAGCGGTTTTATTTTCAATTGTGTATCGCTTTAGTGAGTACTTTGTTTACTTCTATTTTATTTATCTTTTGATTTCTGTTGCCGTTATTTTAAAAATTATTAATAGCCGGAGTAATCCCGCTTATAAAATAGCTTGGCTTATTCCTATTATGATTTTACCAGTTTTTGGGACAATTATATATTTGGTTTTTGGTCGAATCCGCTTTAGTAGTGAAGATAAGCGTGAGATGCTCCATATTCAATCAGAGGAACGAAGAATATTAAGAAGTACTTGTAGTGAATTAAGAATTGAGGATAACATTGACGCGCAACTCCAAGTTAATTATCTGGCTGGTCGTGGTGAAAGTACGCTATTTAATCGCACAACCAGTCATTATTTTCCATTCGGTGAAGACGTATTTGTTGCGATGTTAGAAGAAATTGAAAAAGCCGAACACTATATTTTTATGGAATATTTTATTGTTCAGGAAGGTTACATGTGGGATACGCTATTGGAAGCACTCGTAAAAAAAGTGAACGAAGGTGTCGAAGTCCGATTTATTTACGATGACTTGGGTTGTCTGTTTACGCTACCTGCTAATTACGATAAAAAATTAAAAAGTCTAGGTATTAAGTGTGGTGTTTTTAATCAATTCTCACCGATTTTATCGTCAATTTTCAATAATCGAAATCACCGTAAAATTACGGTGATTGATGGTAAAGTTGCCTTTACAGGCGGGATTAATTTGGCAGATGAGTACATTAATAAAATTGAACGCTTTGGGCATTGGAAGGATAATGGGATTTTACTTCGTGGTGAAGCGGCTTGGGGCTTTACACTTTTATTCCTATCATTGTGGCGTTTCGTTGATAAGACGTCAACAGACAATCCTTATGATTATCGTCCTGATTATCGTCCTGGTGAATTACCAGAATCTATTGGCTACTATTTACCTTATGTCGATTCACCTTTTGATAAAGAAACGGTTGGCATGAATGTTTATTTAAACTTGATTAGTCGTGCAAAAGAATCTATTTATATTACGACACCCTACCTGATTATTGATAATACATTGACAGAGGCGTTAAGTAATGCAGCTAAAAGTGGCATAGATGTTAGAATTATCACCCCACATATTCCTGATAAATGGTATGTTCATGAAATTACACGTTCTAATTATGCTCGTTTGATTGAAGTCGGAATTAAAATTTTTGAGTATACACCTGGATTTATCCATTCGAAAACTTTTGTTGTTGATGGTGAGTATGCTACTGTTGGAACTGTGAATCTAGATTATCGTAGTTTATTTTTACATTTTGAATGTGGTGTTTGGATGTATCAGACAGAGTCTGTAGTAGAATTATTAAAAGATCATTTAGCGACAGAAGAAAAAAGTCAGCTAATTACATTAAAAGAGGCGAAGAATGTGCCATGGTTTAAAAAAGTTTTACGTGCAGTCATTGGTGTGTTTTCACCATTATTATAA
- a CDS encoding YdcF family protein yields MSLLIYQLFFLLFIPLLFFGYWVYYRPTSLWTGFFFLILIGGLYLSLVLQVEQISQIWALILAIPIVLLLIAVAFFGIFAVVIMLFWNEGVLLKREGLSLANLLPALLSIALIAFQVLIGYIAFSSHNNIVKSFASFLTTVFVYMVFVFFMYALTSIVYNKFPLHKPVDYIVILGAGLINGERVTPLLASRIDAGLKLYDKQVAKLNHHPTIILSGGQGADEKVSEAQAMMDYVMSQEKTIEKIYLEEESKNTWENIKLSKAIISRNDDIMDTSNVSIVIASNNYHVLRAGKIAARQGILARAVGSKTRLYYLPTAFIREYIGYLQMTRNRHLIIIGLIFAISFVMPVVLNMLIK; encoded by the coding sequence ATTACCGACCAACAAGTTTGTGGACAGGTTTCTTTTTCTTGATTTTAATCGGGGGATTGTATTTGAGCTTAGTCTTACAAGTAGAGCAAATTAGCCAGATTTGGGCATTAATTCTTGCGATACCAATTGTCTTACTATTAATTGCGGTAGCTTTTTTTGGTATCTTTGCAGTTGTTATTATGCTTTTTTGGAATGAAGGCGTCCTTTTAAAACGTGAGGGACTATCGCTAGCCAATCTATTACCGGCACTATTGTCAATTGCGTTAATTGCTTTTCAAGTGTTAATTGGTTACATTGCGTTTAGTAGTCATAATAATATTGTTAAAAGTTTTGCTTCTTTTTTAACGACAGTTTTTGTGTATATGGTATTTGTTTTCTTTATGTATGCTCTGACTTCTATAGTTTACAATAAGTTCCCTTTACATAAACCCGTCGATTATATTGTTATCTTAGGTGCTGGTTTAATTAACGGAGAGAGAGTGACACCACTTCTAGCATCAAGAATCGATGCAGGCCTTAAATTATACGATAAACAAGTTGCTAAGTTGAATCATCATCCAACGATTATTTTATCTGGCGGACAAGGTGCAGATGAGAAAGTCTCAGAAGCACAAGCAATGATGGATTACGTTATGAGCCAAGAGAAAACAATTGAAAAAATTTACTTAGAAGAAGAATCTAAAAATACTTGGGAAAACATAAAATTGTCTAAAGCTATTATCTCAAGAAATGATGATATTATGGATACAAGTAATGTTTCCATTGTGATAGCATCAAATAACTATCATGTTTTACGTGCCGGAAAGATTGCAGCTAGACAAGGAATCTTGGCAAGAGCAGTTGGTTCGAAAACGCGCCTTTATTATTTACCTACTGCTTTTATTCGTGAATACATTGGCTATTTGCAAATGACTAGAAATCGACATCTAATTATTATTGGGTTAATTTTTGCTATTTCTTTTGTTATGCCAGTTGTACTAAATATGCTAATAAAATAA
- the rpmG gene encoding 50S ribosomal protein L33, with product MRVNITLECTECKERNYLSNKNKRNNPDRLEVKKYCPRERKVTLHRETK from the coding sequence ATGCGCGTAAACATTACTTTAGAATGTACAGAATGTAAAGAAAGAAACTATCTTTCAAATAAAAACAAACGTAACAACCCTGACCGTTTAGAAGTTAAAAAATATTGTCCACGTGAACGTAAAGTTACTTTACACCGTGAAACTAAATAA